The Prevotella melaninogenica genome window below encodes:
- a CDS encoding S41 family peptidase, whose translation MRKLFLAFGLWLLTFSGSVMAQSTAEKEHNFNVAKNLETFSAIYKYLDLMYVDSLNADEVIGTGINYMLRSLDPYTIYYPEEKVKDLDLMISGKYAGVGALIRYNFLLKNTVIDEPYENMPAAEVGLKKGDVILAIGDSSMVGKDVACVSNHLRGDAGTTFILTIQRPSVNKKMKFKITRRSIQLPAVPYYGVQDGGVGYLNLNSFTTGCAKDVRRAFLDMKKQGMTSLVFDLRNNGGGSLQEAVNIVNMFVPKGITLVKTVGKMERANKEYKTTVEPIDTVMPIVVLVNDETASASEITSGSLQDLDRAVVLGTRTYGKGLVQVSMDLPYNGNLKLTSSKYYIPSGRCIQAINYKHANGGYTEHVPDSLTHVFHTANGREVRDGGGIKPDVEVRPDSLPNIAFYLASSGRDSTEVMWNWELQYLKKHPTIGPAKTFVISDADFEDFKQAVLKSGFKYDRESKKYLENLVKLAKFEGYYDDAKGEFDALEKKLNHNLAKDLDYNKQTLKKVLTSDLVSAYYYQKGSLENSLQFDKQWKKAVEILKNPVEYKKLLQPVVGQPLVKLEPASNVAADKKQKSKAK comes from the coding sequence ATGAGAAAATTGTTTTTGGCTTTCGGACTCTGGTTGCTAACTTTCAGTGGGTCTGTTATGGCACAAAGCACTGCGGAGAAGGAGCATAACTTCAATGTCGCAAAGAATCTTGAGACTTTTTCGGCTATTTACAAGTATCTTGACTTGATGTATGTTGATAGCCTTAATGCCGACGAGGTAATCGGGACGGGTATCAATTACATGCTCCGTTCGCTCGACCCTTATACAATTTATTACCCAGAGGAGAAGGTGAAAGACCTCGACTTGATGATTTCGGGTAAGTATGCAGGTGTTGGTGCATTGATTCGTTATAATTTCTTATTGAAGAATACGGTGATTGATGAGCCATACGAAAATATGCCTGCTGCGGAAGTTGGTTTGAAGAAGGGTGATGTCATCCTTGCTATTGGCGATTCGTCAATGGTGGGTAAGGATGTTGCATGCGTCAGCAATCATCTACGTGGCGATGCTGGTACAACCTTTATCCTGACTATTCAGCGTCCGTCAGTGAATAAGAAGATGAAGTTTAAGATTACTCGTCGTTCTATTCAGCTCCCTGCCGTACCTTATTATGGTGTGCAGGATGGTGGAGTGGGATATCTGAATCTTAACTCTTTCACAACGGGATGTGCTAAGGATGTACGTCGTGCCTTCCTTGATATGAAGAAACAGGGTATGACCTCACTTGTTTTTGATCTCCGTAACAATGGTGGTGGTAGTTTGCAAGAGGCGGTTAACATCGTAAATATGTTTGTACCGAAAGGGATTACACTGGTGAAGACGGTGGGTAAGATGGAACGTGCAAACAAAGAGTATAAGACGACAGTTGAACCTATCGACACCGTTATGCCGATTGTTGTGTTGGTGAATGATGAGACTGCGAGTGCCAGTGAGATTACCAGTGGTAGTCTGCAAGACCTTGATCGTGCGGTAGTTCTCGGTACACGAACCTATGGTAAGGGTCTTGTACAGGTGTCAATGGATCTTCCTTATAATGGAAATTTAAAACTAACGTCAAGTAAGTATTATATTCCAAGTGGGCGTTGCATACAGGCAATCAACTATAAGCATGCAAATGGCGGATATACTGAGCATGTACCAGACTCGCTAACACATGTGTTCCACACGGCAAACGGACGTGAGGTGCGTGATGGTGGTGGTATCAAGCCAGATGTTGAGGTGCGTCCAGACTCTCTACCAAACATTGCTTTTTATCTTGCTTCTTCTGGACGCGATTCAACAGAGGTAATGTGGAATTGGGAGTTGCAGTATTTGAAGAAGCATCCTACTATTGGTCCTGCAAAGACATTTGTCATTTCAGATGCTGACTTTGAAGACTTCAAGCAAGCAGTGTTGAAGAGTGGTTTCAAGTATGACCGTGAGAGTAAGAAATACTTGGAGAATCTTGTGAAATTAGCTAAGTTCGAAGGCTATTATGATGATGCGAAAGGTGAGTTTGATGCCTTAGAGAAGAAGTTGAATCATAATCTTGCTAAAGACCTTGATTATAACAAGCAAACCCTGAAGAAAGTGTTGACGAGCGACCTTGTTTCAGCTTATTATTACCAAAAAGGCTCTTTAGAGAATAGCCTGCAGTTCGATAAGCAATGGAAAAAGGCTGTGGAAATCTTGAAGAATCCAGTAGAGTATAAGAAACTTTTGCAGCCCGTTGTTGGTCAGCCTTTGGTTAAGCTCGAACCAGCAAGCAATGTTGCTGCTGATAAAAAGCAGAAGTCAAAGGCGAAATAA
- a CDS encoding alpha/beta hydrolase family protein, with protein MKKKILLLCLLFSWVGVFAQKPMEGVWMGKLNLGPQLLTIVLHVNCDAQGEVECTLDSPDQGAKGIAVETDYCSSDSISVSLASLALSYQGKLKGDEIVGTFTQGQPFPLTLKRGEEKLNRPQNPVAPYPYKTEEVTFKNVTDKATLVGTLSYPIGYKKGQTPVVLMVTGSGQENRDEEIFDHKPFLVIADYLARNGVATLRYDDRGFGKSTGGDVEHATTLDFMRDAMSGVEFLRASKLFGKVGVLGHSEGGSIAFMLGAKGKVDFVISMASVGVKGDTALTAQTNKILELTGQSMRFSTHQYRMNAIIKRSPWLNFFIDYDPSADISKTLCPVMAINGNRDVQVISSLNLTGIKAHLKNNPKNVIKEYPSLNHLFQHCKTGNISEYRMIEETISPEVLEDIVRFIKQ; from the coding sequence ATGAAAAAGAAGATTCTACTCTTATGTTTGTTGTTTTCGTGGGTTGGAGTTTTTGCACAGAAACCTATGGAAGGAGTGTGGATGGGTAAGTTGAATCTTGGTCCACAATTGTTGACTATTGTGTTACATGTGAATTGTGATGCACAAGGAGAGGTTGAATGTACGCTCGATAGTCCTGATCAAGGGGCAAAGGGGATAGCGGTAGAAACAGATTACTGCTCGTCTGATTCTATCAGTGTAAGCCTCGCAAGTTTGGCTCTCAGCTATCAAGGAAAATTGAAAGGGGACGAGATAGTCGGTACTTTTACCCAGGGGCAACCCTTTCCATTAACCTTGAAACGAGGAGAGGAGAAACTAAATCGTCCGCAGAACCCTGTAGCTCCCTATCCATATAAGACAGAAGAAGTGACATTTAAAAATGTGACAGATAAGGCAACACTTGTTGGGACACTCTCATACCCTATTGGTTATAAGAAAGGACAGACCCCTGTTGTGTTGATGGTTACTGGGAGTGGGCAGGAGAACAGAGATGAAGAAATCTTCGATCATAAGCCTTTCCTTGTTATAGCAGACTATCTGGCACGGAATGGTGTAGCCACTTTGCGTTATGATGACCGTGGTTTTGGTAAATCAACAGGCGGAGATGTGGAACATGCTACGACGCTTGATTTTATGCGAGATGCAATGAGTGGTGTTGAATTTCTGCGTGCGTCAAAGCTTTTTGGTAAGGTTGGCGTACTCGGACATAGTGAAGGAGGCTCTATAGCTTTCATGTTGGGAGCGAAAGGGAAAGTAGATTTCGTTATTAGTATGGCTAGTGTTGGCGTGAAAGGAGACACAGCTTTGACAGCACAAACAAATAAGATACTCGAACTAACAGGGCAGTCAATGCGTTTCTCTACGCATCAGTATCGTATGAATGCCATTATAAAGAGGTCACCTTGGTTGAACTTCTTTATTGATTATGACCCATCTGCGGATATCTCAAAGACGCTTTGTCCTGTTATGGCTATTAATGGGAATCGTGATGTTCAGGTGATATCGTCGCTTAATCTTACAGGAATTAAGGCTCATCTAAAGAATAATCCCAAAAACGTTATCAAAGAATATCCATCTCTTAACCATCTTTTCCAACACTGTAAGACCGGAAATATTTCGGAATATAGGATGATTGAAGAAACAATCTCGCCAGAAGTCTTGGAAGATATCGTTCGTTTTATCAAACAATAA
- the rimP gene encoding ribosome assembly cofactor RimP: protein MIDKNVVKSLVDEWLEGKEYFLVDIQISSDDKIVVEIDHADGVWIEDCVELSKYIEDRLSRDEEDYELEVGSAGLGQPFKVPQQYQNFIGKEVEVLGKDGKKVKGILKSVDGNDFVVAVNEKVQVEGKKRPVKMDVDHAYKMDEVKYTKYIISFK, encoded by the coding sequence ATGATAGATAAAAACGTTGTAAAAAGTCTTGTTGACGAGTGGCTGGAAGGTAAGGAGTACTTCCTGGTTGACATTCAAATCAGTTCTGACGATAAGATTGTCGTTGAGATTGATCATGCCGATGGCGTGTGGATTGAAGATTGTGTAGAGTTGAGCAAGTATATCGAAGATCGTCTCTCACGTGATGAAGAGGATTACGAACTTGAGGTAGGTTCTGCAGGATTGGGTCAGCCTTTCAAAGTTCCTCAGCAGTATCAGAACTTCATTGGTAAAGAAGTTGAGGTGCTCGGTAAGGACGGAAAGAAAGTCAAAGGCATATTGAAGAGCGTTGATGGTAACGACTTTGTTGTTGCAGTCAATGAGAAGGTACAAGTGGAAGGTAAGAAACGTCCAGTGAAGATGGACGTAGACCATGCGTACAAGATGGATGAAGTAAAATATACAAAATACATAATAAGTTTCAAGTAA
- the nusA gene encoding transcription termination factor NusA: protein MAARKIEEERPNMIETFKEFKDTKSIDRTTLVSVLEESFRNVLAKIFGSDENFDVIVNPDKGDFEIHRNRVVVADGEVEDENKEISLTDARKIEADYEVGEDVSEEVDFNKFGRRAILNLRQTLASKILELEHDSLYNKYKDRVGQIISGEVYQTWKREVLLVDEENNELILPKGEQIPRDQYRKGETVRAVIHRVDNENNNPKIILSRTAPEFLERLLEAEVPEINDGLIAIRKIARMPGERAKIAVESFDERIDPVGACVGVRGSRVHGIVRELCNENLDVINWTANTKLFIQRALAPAKVSSLTVDEENKKAEVYLQPEEVSLAIGRGGMNIKLASMLTGYTIDVFRELDEQNAEEDIYLDEFSDEIDQWVIDAIKGIGLDTARQVLNAPREMLIEKADLEVETVDSVLNVLRSEFEQ from the coding sequence ATGGCAGCAAGAAAAATAGAAGAAGAACGTCCGAATATGATCGAGACCTTCAAGGAGTTTAAAGACACCAAGAGCATCGATCGTACTACATTGGTGAGCGTTTTGGAGGAGAGCTTCCGCAATGTACTCGCTAAAATTTTTGGTAGTGACGAAAACTTCGACGTGATTGTAAACCCTGATAAGGGCGACTTCGAGATTCACCGTAACCGTGTGGTTGTGGCTGATGGTGAGGTTGAGGATGAGAATAAGGAAATAAGCCTTACAGATGCACGTAAGATAGAGGCAGACTATGAAGTAGGTGAGGATGTAAGTGAGGAAGTTGACTTCAATAAGTTCGGTCGCCGTGCTATCTTGAACCTTCGTCAGACATTGGCTTCTAAGATTCTTGAGCTGGAGCATGACTCTCTCTATAACAAGTATAAGGACCGTGTTGGTCAGATTATCTCTGGTGAGGTTTATCAGACTTGGAAGCGTGAGGTTCTGCTTGTTGACGAAGAGAATAATGAGTTGATTCTCCCTAAGGGTGAGCAGATTCCACGTGATCAGTATCGTAAGGGCGAGACTGTTCGTGCGGTGATTCATCGTGTTGACAATGAGAATAACAATCCAAAGATTATCCTCTCACGTACTGCTCCAGAGTTCCTTGAGCGTCTGCTTGAGGCTGAGGTGCCTGAAATCAATGATGGTTTGATAGCTATTCGTAAGATTGCTCGTATGCCTGGTGAGCGTGCAAAGATTGCAGTTGAGAGCTTTGATGAGCGTATCGACCCAGTAGGCGCTTGTGTTGGTGTACGTGGTAGTCGTGTTCATGGTATCGTTCGTGAACTTTGCAACGAGAATCTCGACGTTATCAACTGGACTGCAAATACAAAACTCTTTATTCAGCGTGCGCTCGCTCCTGCAAAGGTGAGCAGCTTGACTGTTGATGAGGAGAATAAGAAGGCTGAGGTTTACTTGCAGCCAGAGGAGGTAAGTCTTGCGATTGGTCGTGGTGGTATGAACATCAAGTTGGCAAGTATGCTGACAGGTTATACCATCGACGTATTCCGTGAACTTGACGAACAGAATGCAGAGGAGGATATTTACTTGGATGAGTTCTCTGATGAAATCGATCAGTGGGTTATCGATGCCATTAAGGGTATCGGACTTGACACAGCGCGCCAGGTACTCAACGCTCCACGTGAGATGCTGATTGAAAAGGCAGACTTGGAGGTAGAGACTGTTGATAGCGTGTTGAACGTATTGAGATCAGAGTTTGAACAGTAA